In the Setaria italica strain Yugu1 chromosome VI, Setaria_italica_v2.0, whole genome shotgun sequence genome, one interval contains:
- the LOC101769936 gene encoding protein ABHD17B isoform X2 has product MGGVTSSVASKMAFFPPNPPSYGVVDEEEPPPPARAAQGTNATAAEEDACKVATRRVAMTGVRWSVGVEARRVRTRRGSEIIAMYVRHPGASLTVLFSHGNAADLGNMYGIFVELSARLHVNLMGYDYSGYGQSSGKPSEANTYADIEAAYKCLVDVYGTRQEDIVLYGQSVGSGPTLDLAVRLDHIRAVVLHSAILSGLRVMYSVKKTYWFDIYKNIDKIPHVKCPVLVIHGTNDDVVDWSHGKRLWELCRQKYEPLWIEGGDHGNLERFPVYARHLKKFLSAIKKLPAEKESAAESEKSPAENKTLSDDVAICEVPSMISRRLEPSRKSAIHEQPMLGTGHVDKRRRSTGHREKARSSTDRKERSRRSVDCFDRIDEHEQSEKPRKSFDSNRLQDWRED; this is encoded by the exons ATGGGCGGGGTGACTTCATCGGTGGCCTCCAAGATGGCGTTCTTCCCTCCCAACCCGCCGTCTTacggcgtggtcgacgaggaggaaccgccgccgccggcgcgtgccGCTCAGGGGACGAATgccacggcggcggaggaggatgcgTGCAAGGTGGCAACGAGGAGGGTGGCGATGACGGGCGTGCGGTGGAGCGTGGGCGTGGAGGCGAGGCGGGTGCGGACGCGGCGGGGCTCGGAGATCATCGCCATGTACGTGCGTCACCCCGGGGCCAGCCTCACCGTGCTCTTCTCCCATGGCAACGCCGCCGACCTCGGCAATATGTACGGGATCTTCGTCGAGCTTAGCGCACGCCTCCACGTCAACCTCATGGG GTATGATTACTCTGGTTATGGACAGTCATCAGGCAAG CCAAGTGAAGCTAATACCTATGCTGACATAGAGGCTGCATACAAGTGCCTTGTGGACGTTTATGGGACTAGACAAGAAGACATTGTTCTGTATGGTCAGTCTGTTGGCAGTGGACCAACCCTCGATTTAGCTGTTCGTTTGGATCACATAAGAGCTGTTGTTTTGCACAGTGCAATACTGTCTGGCTTGCGTGTCATGTATTCTGTGAAGAAAACATACTGGTTTGACATATACAAG AATATTGACAAAATTCCACATGTGAAATGCCCTGTTTTGGTAATCCAT GGCACAAATGATGATGTCGTCGACTGGTCTCATGGGAAGCGGCTCTGGGAGCTGTGCCGGCAGAAGTATGAACCTCTGTGGATTGAGGGAGGTGACCATGGTAACTTGGAGAGATTCCCAGTGTACGCAAGACATTTGAAGAAGTTCCTATCGGCCATAAAAAAACTGCCAGCTGAAAAAGAATCTGCAGCTGAGAGTGAAAAATCACCAGCTGAGAACAAAACACTATCTGATGATGTAGCTATTTGCGAGGTTCCTTCCATGATCTCGCGAAGGTTGGAGCCATCGAGAAAGAGCGCGATTCATGAGCAGCCTATGCTGGGCACCGGACATGTGGACAAACGCAGGCGAAGCACAGGCCACAGAGAGAAGGCGAGATCCAGCACAGACAGGAAAGAAAGATCAAGGAGAAGTGTCGACTGCTTTGACAGGATTGATGAACACGAGCAATCAGAAAAGCCAAGGAAAAGCTTTGATAG TAATCGTTTGCAGGATTGGAGAGAAGATTAG
- the LOC101769936 gene encoding protein ABHD17B isoform X1, with product MGGVTSSVASKMAFFPPNPPSYGVVDEEEPPPPARAAQGTNATAAEEDACKVATRRVAMTGVRWSVGVEARRVRTRRGSEIIAMYVRHPGASLTVLFSHGNAADLGNMYGIFVELSARLHVNLMGYDYSGYGQSSGKPSEANTYADIEAAYKCLVDVYGTRQEDIVLYGQSVGSGPTLDLAVRLDHIRAVVLHSAILSGLRVMYSVKKTYWFDIYKNIDKIPHVKCPVLVIHGTNDDVVDWSHGKRLWELCRQKYEPLWIEGGDHGNLERFPVYARHLKKFLSAIKKLPAEKESAAESEKSPAENKTLSDDVAICEVPSMISRRLEPSRKSAIHEQPMLGTGHVDKRRRSTGHREKARSSTDRKERSRRSVDCFDRIDEHEQSEKPRKSFDRIGEKIRSMGLCNVDCFKEPSHSTEPCPSERKQQ from the exons ATGGGCGGGGTGACTTCATCGGTGGCCTCCAAGATGGCGTTCTTCCCTCCCAACCCGCCGTCTTacggcgtggtcgacgaggaggaaccgccgccgccggcgcgtgccGCTCAGGGGACGAATgccacggcggcggaggaggatgcgTGCAAGGTGGCAACGAGGAGGGTGGCGATGACGGGCGTGCGGTGGAGCGTGGGCGTGGAGGCGAGGCGGGTGCGGACGCGGCGGGGCTCGGAGATCATCGCCATGTACGTGCGTCACCCCGGGGCCAGCCTCACCGTGCTCTTCTCCCATGGCAACGCCGCCGACCTCGGCAATATGTACGGGATCTTCGTCGAGCTTAGCGCACGCCTCCACGTCAACCTCATGGG GTATGATTACTCTGGTTATGGACAGTCATCAGGCAAG CCAAGTGAAGCTAATACCTATGCTGACATAGAGGCTGCATACAAGTGCCTTGTGGACGTTTATGGGACTAGACAAGAAGACATTGTTCTGTATGGTCAGTCTGTTGGCAGTGGACCAACCCTCGATTTAGCTGTTCGTTTGGATCACATAAGAGCTGTTGTTTTGCACAGTGCAATACTGTCTGGCTTGCGTGTCATGTATTCTGTGAAGAAAACATACTGGTTTGACATATACAAG AATATTGACAAAATTCCACATGTGAAATGCCCTGTTTTGGTAATCCAT GGCACAAATGATGATGTCGTCGACTGGTCTCATGGGAAGCGGCTCTGGGAGCTGTGCCGGCAGAAGTATGAACCTCTGTGGATTGAGGGAGGTGACCATGGTAACTTGGAGAGATTCCCAGTGTACGCAAGACATTTGAAGAAGTTCCTATCGGCCATAAAAAAACTGCCAGCTGAAAAAGAATCTGCAGCTGAGAGTGAAAAATCACCAGCTGAGAACAAAACACTATCTGATGATGTAGCTATTTGCGAGGTTCCTTCCATGATCTCGCGAAGGTTGGAGCCATCGAGAAAGAGCGCGATTCATGAGCAGCCTATGCTGGGCACCGGACATGTGGACAAACGCAGGCGAAGCACAGGCCACAGAGAGAAGGCGAGATCCAGCACAGACAGGAAAGAAAGATCAAGGAGAAGTGTCGACTGCTTTGACAGGATTGATGAACACGAGCAATCAGAAAAGCCAAGGAAAAGCTTTGATAG GATTGGAGAGAAGATTAGATCGATGGGTCTGTGCAACGTGGATTGCTTCAAAGAACCTTCTCACAGCACTGAGCCTTGTCCTTCCGAAAGAAAACAGCAGTGA